One region of Streptomyces sp. CG4 genomic DNA includes:
- the pheA gene encoding prephenate dehydratase, whose translation MPASYAYLGPEGTFTEVALRTLPEAATRELVPFVSVQSALDAVRAGEAEAAFVPIENSVEGGITTTLDELVAGEPLTIYREVLLSITFALLVRPGTKLADIKTVSAHPAAQPQVRNWLRTHLPDAVWESAASNADAARLVQEGRYDAAFAGEFAAARYGLEALETGIHDAENAQTRFVLVGRPARPAAPTGADKTSVVLWQRDDHPGALRDLLGEFASRGINLMLLQSRPTGAGIGNYCFCIDAEGHISDRRMAQALTGLKRICLQVRFLGSYPRADITPGEARPTLPGTSDEEFMAAADWVTRCQDGRF comes from the coding sequence ATGCCAGCGAGCTATGCGTATCTCGGCCCCGAGGGCACCTTCACCGAAGTCGCCCTGCGGACGCTCCCGGAAGCCGCCACCCGGGAACTCGTTCCGTTCGTGTCGGTGCAGTCCGCGCTGGACGCGGTGCGGGCCGGCGAGGCCGAGGCCGCGTTCGTGCCGATCGAGAACTCCGTCGAGGGCGGCATCACCACCACCCTGGACGAACTGGTCGCGGGCGAGCCGCTGACCATCTACCGCGAGGTCCTGCTGTCGATCACCTTCGCGCTGCTGGTCCGGCCCGGCACGAAGCTCGCGGACATCAAGACCGTCTCCGCCCACCCGGCGGCCCAGCCGCAGGTCCGCAACTGGCTGCGCACCCACCTCCCGGACGCGGTCTGGGAGTCGGCCGCCTCCAACGCGGACGCCGCCCGTCTGGTCCAGGAGGGCCGCTACGACGCCGCCTTCGCCGGCGAGTTCGCCGCCGCCCGGTACGGCCTCGAGGCCCTGGAGACCGGGATCCACGACGCGGAGAACGCCCAGACCCGGTTCGTGCTGGTCGGCCGCCCGGCCCGGCCCGCCGCGCCGACCGGCGCCGACAAGACCTCGGTGGTGCTGTGGCAGCGCGACGACCACCCGGGCGCGCTGCGCGACCTGCTCGGCGAGTTCGCCTCGCGCGGCATCAACCTCATGCTGCTGCAGTCACGGCCGACCGGCGCCGGCATCGGCAACTACTGCTTCTGCATCGACGCCGAGGGCCATATCTCCGACCGGCGGATGGCTCAGGCGCTGACGGGGCTGAAGCGGATCTGTCTCCAGGTGCGTTTCCTCGGCTCCTATCCGCGCGCGGACATCACGCCGGGCGAGGCCCGGCCGACGCTGCCGGGGACATCGGACGAGGAGTTCATGGCGGCGGCGGACTGGGTGACGCGCTGCCAGGACGGCCGGTTCTAG
- the efeB gene encoding iron uptake transporter deferrochelatase/peroxidase subunit: MPDQSIPQARTSAEASQERESTGGHGVSRRALLGTAGATGLVLGAAGGAVGYAAAPAPATPLTSVGSDRAMFHGKHQPGITEGLQARGHLAAFDLAAGAGRKEAAALLRRWSATAERLMAGEAAPHDDTDVARDAGPSSLTITFGFGHGFFGRTGLEKQRPSALDPLPDFSSDHLDKTRSDGDLWVQIGANDALVAFHALRAIQKDAGGAARLRWQMNGFNRTPGATAHPMTARNLMGQLDGTRNPRPTDSDFDRRIFVPATGEPAWMANGSYAVVRRIRMLLDDWEKLPVSAQEQVIGRRKANGAPLSGGGETTPMDLEKTDAKGEYVVPLNAHARITRPDKNGGAAMLRRPFSYHDGFDADGTPDAGLLFVCWQADPLRGFVPVQRKLDRGDALSQFIRHEASGLFAVPGGPAKGEYVGQRLLEG, encoded by the coding sequence ATGCCCGACCAGTCCATCCCCCAGGCCCGTACGTCCGCCGAGGCGTCGCAGGAGCGCGAGTCCACGGGCGGCCACGGCGTGTCCCGGCGCGCGCTGCTCGGCACCGCGGGCGCCACCGGGCTCGTGCTCGGCGCGGCCGGCGGGGCCGTGGGCTACGCCGCCGCGCCCGCCCCGGCCACCCCGCTGACCTCGGTGGGCTCCGACCGGGCGATGTTTCACGGGAAACATCAGCCCGGCATCACCGAGGGCCTCCAGGCGCGCGGCCATCTCGCCGCCTTCGACCTGGCGGCGGGCGCGGGCCGCAAGGAGGCCGCGGCCCTGCTGCGCCGCTGGTCGGCGACGGCCGAGCGGCTGATGGCGGGCGAGGCCGCGCCGCACGACGACACCGATGTGGCTCGCGACGCCGGACCCTCCTCGCTGACGATCACCTTCGGCTTCGGGCACGGCTTCTTCGGCAGGACCGGCCTGGAGAAGCAGCGGCCCAGCGCACTGGACCCGCTGCCGGACTTCTCCTCCGACCACCTGGACAAGACGCGCAGCGACGGCGACCTGTGGGTGCAGATCGGCGCGAACGACGCCCTGGTCGCCTTCCACGCCCTGCGCGCGATCCAGAAGGACGCGGGCGGCGCGGCGCGTTTGCGCTGGCAGATGAACGGCTTCAACCGCACCCCGGGCGCCACCGCCCACCCCATGACCGCCCGCAACCTCATGGGCCAGCTGGACGGCACCCGCAATCCCCGGCCCACCGACTCGGACTTCGACCGGCGGATCTTCGTACCCGCCACCGGAGAACCGGCCTGGATGGCGAACGGCTCCTACGCCGTCGTACGCCGCATCCGCATGCTCCTGGACGACTGGGAGAAGCTCCCGGTGTCCGCCCAGGAGCAGGTCATCGGGCGCCGCAAGGCCAACGGGGCACCGCTGTCCGGCGGTGGCGAGACCACCCCGATGGACCTGGAGAAGACCGACGCCAAGGGCGAGTACGTCGTCCCGCTCAACGCGCACGCCCGGATCACCCGGCCCGACAAGAACGGCGGCGCGGCCATGCTGCGGCGCCCCTTCTCCTACCACGACGGCTTCGACGCGGACGGCACCCCGGACGCCGGCCTGCTCTTCGTCTGCTGGCAGGCGGACCCGCTGCGCGGCTTCGTACCGGTGCAGCGCAAGCTCGACCGGGGCGATGCGCTCTCGCAGTTCATCCGCCACGAGGCCAGCGGTCTGTTCGCCGTGCCGGGCGGGCCGGCGAAGGGCGAGTACGTGGGGCAGCGGCTGCTGGAGGGGTAG
- a CDS encoding copper resistance CopC/CopD family protein, protein MTWTITPTRQRNSLRILVLLFLAVTGALLAGAAPASAHAALTGSDPAQGVVVKQAPSQVSLTFSEKVAMNDDSLRVLDPRGKPVQSGKPGNVSGTTYAVRLKSGLGKGTYTVTYQVVSADSHPVSGAYTFSIGAPSRTVVSGTGPVAGGGVVGGLYALGRYASYAGFIVLAGGAAFVLACWQRGAGVRALQRLVVGGWLTLTAATLWLLLLRGSYTTSGKLADVFDLGLLGQVLQTKTGAALVSRLLLLAAAALFIAVLFGAYTRPSPTTTLTDGASRRLPDSSEDSEEKRDLTFGLAIGGVVVAAGLATSWAMAEHASVGLQPGIAMPVDVVHLLAVAAWLGGLTALLVALYRAPAETPVETAAVARFSRVAFGSVLALVATGTYQSWRQLGSWSAFTDTRYGQLLLVKIGLVALLVGIASISRRWTGRLADTAANTAEQPGKERVTAGAPKRSTGSGTAQQSGGSDAAKQSGAKGKTSGDPRRAEQLARQRAAMDAARQKRLRDGDANRLGLRRSVLAEAGVAVVLLAVTTWLTQTEPGRTELEAKAAGSSASSATAPSNGALTLDMPFDTGGTNGKGVVSIDLDPARVGGNEMHVYVQRPGGRAFDIPEVKVAFTLEAKKIGPLPVTPDHITTGHWSASGVQIPMAGDWKISVTVRTSDIDQATVSKNAQIG, encoded by the coding sequence GTGACGTGGACCATCACCCCCACACGGCAGCGGAACAGCCTGCGCATCCTGGTGCTGCTGTTTCTCGCCGTCACCGGCGCACTGCTCGCGGGGGCCGCACCGGCCTCCGCGCACGCGGCGCTGACCGGCAGCGACCCCGCGCAGGGGGTGGTGGTCAAGCAGGCACCCAGCCAGGTCTCGCTCACCTTCTCCGAGAAGGTGGCGATGAACGACGACTCCCTGCGCGTCCTCGACCCGCGGGGCAAGCCCGTGCAGAGCGGCAAACCCGGCAACGTGAGCGGGACGACGTACGCCGTGCGGCTCAAGAGCGGCCTGGGCAAGGGCACCTACACGGTCACCTACCAGGTCGTCTCGGCCGACAGCCACCCCGTCTCCGGCGCCTACACCTTCTCCATCGGGGCGCCCTCGCGGACCGTGGTCTCCGGCACCGGGCCGGTCGCGGGCGGCGGAGTCGTCGGCGGCCTCTACGCCCTCGGGCGGTACGCGTCGTACGCCGGCTTCATCGTGCTCGCGGGCGGCGCCGCCTTCGTGCTCGCCTGCTGGCAGCGTGGAGCCGGCGTACGGGCCCTGCAACGGCTGGTCGTCGGCGGCTGGCTCACGCTCACCGCGGCCACCCTGTGGCTGCTCCTGCTGCGCGGCTCGTACACCACCTCCGGGAAGCTCGCCGACGTCTTCGACCTCGGGCTGCTCGGCCAGGTGCTGCAGACCAAGACCGGCGCGGCCCTGGTCTCCAGGCTGCTGCTGCTCGCCGCCGCCGCACTGTTCATCGCAGTCCTCTTCGGTGCCTACACCCGCCCGTCGCCCACCACCACCCTGACCGACGGCGCTTCGCGCCGACTGCCTGATTCAAGCGAGGACAGCGAGGAGAAGCGCGATCTGACCTTCGGGCTCGCGATCGGCGGGGTGGTCGTCGCGGCCGGGCTCGCCACCAGCTGGGCCATGGCCGAGCACGCCTCGGTCGGGCTCCAGCCGGGCATCGCCATGCCCGTCGACGTCGTCCACCTGCTCGCCGTCGCCGCGTGGCTGGGCGGGCTCACCGCCCTGCTCGTCGCCCTGTACCGGGCGCCCGCCGAGACACCGGTGGAGACCGCCGCCGTCGCCCGCTTCTCCCGCGTGGCCTTCGGCTCCGTCCTCGCGCTCGTCGCCACCGGCACCTACCAGTCCTGGCGCCAGCTGGGCTCCTGGTCGGCGTTCACCGACACCCGGTACGGACAGCTGCTGCTGGTCAAGATCGGGCTGGTGGCGCTGCTGGTCGGCATCGCCTCGATCTCCCGGCGCTGGACGGGCCGGCTCGCCGACACGGCCGCCAACACGGCCGAGCAGCCCGGGAAGGAGCGCGTCACTGCCGGCGCGCCCAAGCGCTCCACCGGCTCGGGTACCGCCCAGCAGTCCGGCGGCTCCGATGCGGCCAAGCAGTCCGGCGCCAAGGGCAAGACCAGCGGAGACCCCCGGCGCGCCGAGCAGCTCGCCCGGCAGCGGGCCGCCATGGACGCTGCCCGGCAGAAGCGGCTGCGCGACGGTGACGCGAACCGCTTGGGGCTGCGCCGCTCGGTGCTCGCCGAGGCGGGCGTCGCGGTCGTGCTGCTCGCCGTCACCACCTGGCTGACCCAGACCGAGCCGGGCCGCACCGAGCTGGAGGCCAAGGCCGCCGGCTCGTCCGCGAGCTCGGCCACGGCGCCCTCGAACGGCGCGCTCACCCTGGACATGCCCTTCGACACCGGCGGCACCAACGGCAAGGGCGTCGTCAGCATCGACCTCGACCCCGCGCGCGTGGGCGGCAACGAGATGCACGTCTACGTCCAGCGGCCGGGCGGCCGGGCCTTCGACATCCCCGAGGTCAAGGTCGCCTTCACCCTTGAGGCGAAGAAGATCGGCCCGCTTCCCGTGACCCCCGACCACATCACGACCGGCCACTGGTCGGCGAGCGGCGTGCAGATCCCCATGGCCGGCGACTGGAAGATCTCCGTCACCGTGCGGACCTCCGACATCGACCAGGCGACCGTCTCCAAGAACGCGCAGATCGGCTGA
- a CDS encoding copper chaperone PCu(A)C, giving the protein MSLPLTRRAVLTAATALAGTLALAGCSDSGSTSDASSGSSKAELSVSGSYIPQPVSADMAAGFLTITNKGGAQDELTSVRSDTAGQVTMHSTAGGAMREQSSFAIPAHGQLVFKSGGNHLMFEKLKRPPKQGQTVAVTLTFAKSGPLTVEMPVKSATYNPSTGH; this is encoded by the coding sequence GTGAGCCTGCCCCTGACGCGCCGGGCCGTCCTGACCGCGGCCACCGCCCTCGCCGGCACGCTCGCCCTCGCGGGCTGCTCGGACTCGGGGTCGACGTCCGACGCGAGCTCCGGCTCCTCGAAGGCCGAGCTGTCGGTGAGCGGGTCGTACATACCGCAGCCGGTCTCCGCCGACATGGCCGCCGGCTTTCTGACCATCACCAACAAGGGCGGTGCCCAGGACGAACTGACCTCGGTGCGCAGCGACACCGCCGGCCAGGTCACCATGCACAGCACCGCGGGCGGCGCCATGCGGGAGCAGAGCTCCTTCGCCATACCCGCCCACGGTCAACTCGTGTTCAAAAGCGGTGGCAACCATCTGATGTTCGAGAAGCTGAAGCGTCCGCCGAAGCAGGGCCAGACGGTCGCCGTGACACTCACCTTCGCCAAGTCCGGGCCCCTCACCGTCGAGATGCCGGTGAAGTCCGCCACGTACAACCCGTCGACCGGACACTGA
- a CDS encoding SCO family protein, whose amino-acid sequence MRKKTFAAAALLAAATLTLSACGSGNDGKSPVSVVAEESGSGKAATVLDQPFEKPDLVLTDTHGKKYDLRKETKGHPTLVYFGYTHCPDICPTTMSNIAVAKKALPQAEQNDLRVVFVTTDPGRDTPAQLGTWLKGIDPQFIGLTGDFATIQAGARSLGISVEPTTKDKNGKLVSVHGTQVIAFSPKTNAGYVLYGEDASVDEYTKDLPKLVKGANP is encoded by the coding sequence ATGCGCAAGAAGACGTTCGCCGCGGCCGCGCTGCTCGCCGCCGCCACCCTGACCCTGTCCGCCTGCGGCAGCGGGAACGACGGCAAGTCGCCGGTCTCCGTGGTCGCGGAGGAGTCCGGCTCGGGCAAGGCCGCCACCGTCCTCGACCAGCCCTTCGAGAAGCCGGACCTCGTCCTCACCGACACGCACGGCAAGAAGTACGACCTCCGCAAGGAGACCAAGGGCCATCCGACCCTGGTCTACTTCGGCTACACCCACTGCCCCGACATCTGCCCGACGACGATGAGCAACATCGCCGTCGCCAAGAAGGCGCTGCCCCAGGCCGAGCAGAACGACCTGCGCGTCGTGTTCGTCACCACCGACCCCGGCCGCGACACCCCGGCCCAGCTGGGCACGTGGCTCAAGGGCATCGACCCCCAGTTCATCGGCCTGACCGGCGATTTCGCCACCATCCAGGCCGGTGCCCGCTCACTCGGCATCTCCGTGGAGCCGACGACGAAGGACAAGAACGGCAAGCTCGTCTCCGTCCACGGCACCCAGGTCATCGCCTTCTCCCCGAAGACGAACGCCGGTTACGTCCTCTACGGCGAGGACGCCTCGGTCGACGAGTACACCAAGGACCTGCCCAAGCTCGTCAAGGGAGCCAACCCGTGA
- a CDS encoding YcnI family protein, with protein MQASRIASRVVAATAVAGTAVLALSVPAFAHVTVQPEGTAAKGGYAVVDFKVPNERDKASTTKVEVAFPADRPLASVMPEPVPGWNVQVTKAKLDKPLTMHGEKIDEAVTKVTWTADDGKGIQPGYFQKFPLSVGALPENTDQLVFKALQTYSDNEVVRWIEVPQAGQDEPENPAPVLQLSAAADGHGGSADAKDTSGKTGNATAATDSGSHDTDTTARVLGVVGIVVGIAGVAYGVLAGRRRTA; from the coding sequence ATGCAGGCTTCTCGTATCGCCTCGCGCGTCGTCGCCGCCACCGCTGTCGCGGGCACGGCCGTCCTCGCGCTGTCCGTCCCCGCCTTCGCGCACGTCACCGTGCAGCCGGAGGGCACCGCGGCCAAGGGCGGCTACGCGGTCGTCGACTTCAAGGTCCCCAACGAGCGTGACAAGGCCTCGACCACCAAGGTCGAAGTCGCCTTCCCGGCCGACCGCCCGCTCGCCTCGGTCATGCCCGAGCCCGTGCCCGGCTGGAACGTGCAGGTCACCAAGGCCAAGCTGGACAAGCCGCTGACCATGCACGGCGAGAAGATCGACGAGGCCGTCACCAAGGTCACCTGGACCGCCGACGACGGCAAGGGCATCCAGCCCGGCTACTTCCAGAAGTTCCCGCTCTCCGTCGGCGCCCTGCCCGAGAACACCGATCAGCTCGTGTTCAAGGCACTGCAGACGTACTCCGACAACGAGGTCGTGCGCTGGATCGAGGTGCCGCAGGCCGGCCAGGACGAGCCGGAGAACCCGGCCCCCGTGCTGCAGCTGTCCGCTGCTGCAGACGGCCACGGCGGCTCGGCCGACGCCAAGGACACCTCCGGCAAGACCGGGAACGCGACCGCCGCCACGGACTCCGGCTCCCATGACACCGACACCACCGCGCGCGTGCTCGGCGTGGTCGGCATCGTCGTCGGCATCGCGGGCGTCGCCTACGGCGTCCTCGCGGGCCGTCGCCGGACCGCCTGA
- a CDS encoding ATP-binding protein gives MSIWWSLHLRREAASVPLARRLLIGTMETAGVDPDISYDLSVALSEACANAVEHGGRMPHGGVSGAYRVTAYLDGEKCRIEVADSGPGFPRAPEIRPARPDAEHGRGLCLIRELADHVQIGAKPGRGGTVVSFDKILKWRKDAPLLAV, from the coding sequence ATGAGCATCTGGTGGTCACTCCATCTGCGCCGCGAGGCCGCGAGCGTGCCGCTCGCCCGGCGGCTGCTGATCGGCACGATGGAGACGGCGGGCGTCGACCCCGACATCTCCTACGACCTTTCCGTCGCCCTCAGCGAGGCCTGCGCGAACGCCGTCGAGCACGGCGGGCGCATGCCGCACGGCGGTGTCTCGGGTGCGTACCGGGTGACCGCGTATCTCGACGGTGAGAAGTGCCGTATCGAAGTGGCCGACTCCGGGCCGGGGTTCCCGCGCGCGCCGGAGATCCGCCCCGCCCGCCCCGACGCCGAGCACGGCCGCGGGCTGTGTCTGATCCGGGAACTGGCCGATCACGTCCAGATCGGCGCCAAGCCCGGCCGGGGCGGCACGGTGGTCAGCTTCGACAAGATCCTCAAGTGGCGGAAGGACGCGCCGCTGCTGGCTGTCTAG
- a CDS encoding acyltransferase domain-containing protein, with protein sequence MTDVQTDIQNVGVPLDDVRRAQPLIFALDVALGTLLLSWGVRPAAYLGHSAGEYAVAVLAGLGGCAGVYGRIHRPARHWTHPRPPSRCTARLRQLARRHEPASAAPSLRDQRVRWGRSARIAAVTAA encoded by the coding sequence GTGACAGACGTACAGACAGACATACAGAACGTCGGCGTCCCTCTCGACGATGTCCGCCGCGCCCAGCCCCTGATCTTCGCCCTGGACGTGGCGCTGGGCACGCTGCTCCTCTCCTGGGGCGTACGGCCCGCCGCCTACCTCGGACACAGCGCCGGTGAGTACGCGGTCGCCGTACTGGCCGGGCTGGGTGGGTGTGCGGGGGTGTACGGCCGGATCCACCGGCCCGCGCGCCACTGGACGCACCCGCGACCCCCGTCCCGCTGTACCGCTCGGCTTCGCCAACTCGCGCGGCGCCACGAGCCCGCGTCCGCTGCGCCGTCGCTGCGGGACCAGCGGGTGCGGTGGGGCAGGTCGGCCAGGATCGCGGCGGTCACGGCGGCGTGA
- a CDS encoding PLP-dependent aminotransferase family protein, translated as MNDFWSGVDLHLEPDSADGRRIGLERALRDAVRDGRLTPGTRLPATRRLATELGISRGTAKAAYDQLVAEGYLTARQGSGTRVAELPAVESAESGTATRTRAPRFDLRPGSPDVGAFPAAAWLRALRRAIATAPSLAYDYGDPRGRIELRTALSGYLGRARGVLAPPERIVITSGYVQGLALLTRVLDGAAVAMEDPGLPFHREVVRRNGGTVLPVPVDARGVCPERLGEAAAVVVTPAHQYPTGVTLHPERRRALGDWARARGGLIVEDDYDGEFRYDRQPVGALQGMAPGRVVYLGTASKTLGPALRLGWMVLPPQLVDAVADAKLHSDHHTETIGQLALAELIDSHAYDRHVRASRLRYRRRRDQLLDRLGAGRGVHGIAAGLHALIDVPDEAEVLARAEAEGLALGALGDHWHTPGPGRPQGLVVGYGTPRERSYPEALEMLAKVLETRGR; from the coding sequence GTGAACGACTTCTGGTCCGGTGTTGATCTGCATCTCGAACCCGACTCGGCGGACGGCCGGCGTATCGGGCTGGAGCGGGCCCTGCGGGATGCCGTGCGGGACGGGCGGCTCACGCCCGGGACGCGGCTGCCGGCGACCCGGCGGCTCGCGACCGAACTCGGGATCTCGCGCGGCACCGCCAAGGCGGCCTACGACCAGCTCGTCGCCGAGGGATATCTGACGGCGCGCCAGGGCTCGGGGACCCGGGTCGCCGAGCTGCCCGCCGTCGAGTCGGCGGAATCCGGCACGGCGACACGCACGCGTGCCCCGCGTTTCGATCTGCGCCCCGGCAGCCCGGACGTCGGCGCCTTCCCGGCGGCCGCCTGGCTGCGCGCGCTGCGCCGGGCCATCGCGACGGCACCCTCACTGGCGTACGACTACGGCGATCCGCGCGGCCGGATCGAGCTGCGCACGGCCCTGTCGGGCTACCTGGGCCGGGCGCGTGGGGTCCTGGCACCCCCGGAGCGGATCGTGATCACCTCCGGGTACGTCCAGGGCCTCGCGCTGCTCACGCGCGTGCTGGACGGCGCCGCCGTCGCCATGGAGGACCCGGGGCTGCCGTTCCACCGGGAGGTCGTACGCCGCAACGGCGGAACGGTCCTGCCAGTGCCGGTCGACGCGCGCGGGGTGTGCCCCGAGCGACTGGGCGAGGCGGCCGCCGTGGTGGTCACCCCGGCGCACCAGTACCCGACCGGGGTGACCCTGCACCCGGAGCGGCGGCGGGCGCTCGGCGACTGGGCACGCGCGCGGGGCGGGCTGATCGTCGAGGACGACTACGACGGGGAGTTCCGCTACGACCGCCAGCCGGTCGGCGCGTTGCAGGGCATGGCACCCGGCCGGGTGGTGTACCTCGGCACCGCCTCCAAGACGCTCGGCCCGGCGCTGCGGCTCGGCTGGATGGTGCTGCCCCCGCAGCTGGTCGACGCGGTCGCCGACGCCAAGCTGCACAGCGACCACCACACCGAGACCATCGGCCAGCTCGCGCTCGCCGAACTGATCGACAGCCACGCCTACGACCGGCATGTGCGCGCTTCCCGGCTGCGCTACCGGCGCCGCCGGGACCAGCTGCTGGACCGGCTGGGCGCGGGCCGGGGCGTGCACGGCATCGCGGCGGGGCTGCACGCGCTGATCGACGTGCCCGACGAGGCCGAGGTGCTGGCCCGCGCGGAGGCGGAGGGCCTCGCCCTCGGCGCCCTCGGCGACCACTGGCACACCCCCGGCCCCGGCCGCCCGCAGGGCCTGGTCGTCGGCTACGGCACGCCCCGCGAGCGGTCGTACCCGGAGGCACTGGAGATGTTGGCGAAGGTGCTGGAAACCAGGGGTCGCTGA
- a CDS encoding aminopeptidase P family protein, translated as MADELNPAVPDEAATAAGPETESEEPIKQRKNGLYPGVSDELAENMKSGWADTELRDLRPVPQAAETARRRAALSARFPGERLVIPAGNLKTRSNDTEYSFRSSVEYAYLTGNQTEDGVLVLEPKDGGHEETIYLLPRSDRENGEFWLSGQGELWVGRRHSLTESAALYGIPAADVRELPEKLKEATGPVRVVRGYDAGIETALHDKVTAERDEELRVFLSEARLVKDDFEIGELQKAVDSTVRGFEDVVKVLDKAEATSERYIEGTFFLRARVEGNDVGYGSICAAGPHACTLHWVRNDGPVRSGDLLLLDAGVETHTLYTADVTRTLPVNGTYTEIQKKIYDAVYEAQEAGIAAVQPGAKYRDFHDAAQHVLATRLVEWGLVEGPVERVLELGLQRRWTLHGTGHMLGLDVHDCAAARTETYVDGTLEPGMVLTVEPGLYFQADDLTVPEEYRGIGVRIEDDILVTEDGNRNLSSGLPRRSDDVEAWMASLKG; from the coding sequence GTGGCCGACGAACTCAACCCGGCCGTGCCCGATGAAGCTGCTACCGCAGCGGGCCCGGAAACTGAGTCCGAGGAGCCCATCAAGCAGCGGAAGAACGGCCTGTACCCGGGCGTCTCCGACGAGCTGGCCGAGAACATGAAGTCCGGCTGGGCCGACACGGAGCTGCGTGACCTGCGGCCGGTCCCGCAGGCCGCCGAGACCGCGCGCCGCCGCGCCGCGCTCTCCGCCCGCTTCCCGGGCGAGCGCCTGGTGATCCCGGCGGGCAACCTGAAGACCCGCTCGAACGACACCGAGTACTCCTTCCGCTCGTCCGTCGAGTACGCGTACCTCACCGGCAACCAGACCGAGGACGGCGTCCTGGTCCTGGAGCCCAAGGACGGCGGCCATGAGGAAACGATCTACCTCCTGCCCCGCTCCGACCGCGAGAACGGCGAGTTCTGGCTCTCCGGCCAGGGCGAGCTGTGGGTCGGCCGCCGCCACTCCCTGACCGAGTCCGCGGCGCTCTACGGCATCCCGGCCGCCGACGTGCGCGAGCTGCCGGAGAAGCTGAAGGAGGCCACCGGCCCGGTCCGCGTGGTGCGCGGCTACGACGCCGGCATCGAGACGGCCCTGCACGACAAGGTCACCGCCGAGCGCGACGAGGAGCTGCGCGTCTTCCTCTCCGAGGCCCGGCTGGTCAAGGACGACTTCGAGATCGGCGAGCTGCAGAAGGCCGTCGACTCGACGGTCCGCGGCTTCGAGGACGTGGTCAAGGTCCTCGACAAGGCGGAAGCCACGTCCGAGCGCTACATCGAGGGCACGTTCTTCCTCCGCGCGCGCGTGGAGGGCAACGACGTCGGCTACGGCTCCATCTGCGCCGCCGGCCCGCACGCCTGCACCCTGCACTGGGTCCGCAACGACGGCCCGGTCCGCTCGGGCGACCTGCTGCTGCTCGACGCCGGCGTGGAGACCCACACCCTCTACACCGCCGACGTCACGCGCACGCTGCCGGTCAACGGCACGTACACCGAGATCCAGAAGAAGATCTACGACGCGGTGTACGAGGCCCAGGAGGCCGGTATCGCGGCCGTGCAGCCGGGCGCCAAGTACCGCGACTTCCACGACGCCGCCCAGCACGTGCTCGCCACGCGGCTCGTCGAGTGGGGCCTGGTCGAGGGCCCGGTGGAGCGCGTCCTGGAGCTGGGCCTGCAGCGCCGCTGGACCCTGCACGGCACCGGTCACATGCTCGGCCTGGACGTCCACGACTGCGCCGCCGCGCGGACCGAGACGTACGTGGACGGCACGCTGGAGCCGGGCATGGTCCTCACCGTCGAGCCGGGGCTGTACTTCCAGGCCGACGACCTGACCGTGCCGGAGGAGTACCGGGGCATCGGCGTCCGCATCGAGGACGACATCCTGGTGACCGAAGACGGCAACAGGAACCTCTCGTCCGGGCTGCCGCGCCGCTCCGACGACGTCGAGGCGTGGATGGCATCGCTGAAGGGCTGA